The proteins below are encoded in one region of Nitrospirota bacterium:
- a CDS encoding AbrB/MazE/SpoVT family DNA-binding domain-containing protein — protein MVKKLTKHGNSLALVIDRGVLDLLEIDADTPLNIKTDGKCLIVTPAQTPAREKKFQAALEEGNRRYGKMLKRLA, from the coding sequence ATGGTGAAGAAGTTGACGAAGCACGGCAATAGTCTGGCCCTGGTGATTGATCGCGGCGTGCTCGATCTCCTGGAGATCGATGCAGACACGCCCCTCAACATCAAGACAGACGGGAAATGTCTCATCGTGACACCGGCTCAGACTCCCGCGCGGGAGAAAAAGTTCCAAGCGGCGTTGGAGGAAGGTAATCGTCGATATGGGAAGATGCTAAAAAGGTTGGCGTAG
- a CDS encoding lysylphosphatidylglycerol synthase transmembrane domain-containing protein, translating into MFRLFLLIVGLLTLGLIVWHIGPGNIYDAAAQLGPVALLVMLIPSVIMYAIEAYGWKVTLGPSAKAIPFWRILAIRTAGEVVNMTTPTAYVGGEPLKAYLLKKHDVPMVEGLASVIIAKTTMTIAEVLFILLGIALGVWLLGGNDSSGQTVAAALLSVGLLAFGTAAFVFVQRQGLFTWLLEFLRKVGLKIAYLEAREEKLRSLDRTILDFYRHKRPAFYASTGLFLLGWLSEALEVYVIIYYLGGPAMALSAISIGALSVFIKGGTFFIPGSLGAQDGGNLLLLTAFGYSEVTGITFALLRRFRELVWIGLGLLCLTFVGGRSVAIEEDLTRDSRDDS; encoded by the coding sequence GTGTTTAGACTCTTCCTACTCATCGTCGGTCTCCTCACTCTCGGCCTTATCGTCTGGCATATCGGTCCTGGGAATATCTATGACGCGGCGGCGCAGCTCGGGCCGGTCGCGCTCCTCGTCATGTTGATTCCCTCCGTCATCATGTATGCGATCGAAGCCTACGGGTGGAAAGTGACGCTGGGGCCCTCGGCCAAGGCGATTCCCTTCTGGCGCATCCTTGCGATCAGGACGGCAGGGGAAGTGGTGAACATGACCACACCGACCGCTTATGTCGGGGGCGAACCGCTCAAGGCCTATCTGCTCAAGAAACACGATGTGCCGATGGTGGAGGGGCTCGCCTCGGTCATCATTGCGAAAACGACGATGACGATTGCCGAAGTCCTGTTCATTCTGCTCGGCATTGCGTTGGGCGTGTGGCTGTTGGGCGGGAACGATTCATCCGGTCAGACCGTGGCAGCGGCGCTCTTAAGCGTGGGCCTATTGGCTTTCGGGACAGCGGCCTTCGTGTTCGTGCAGCGGCAAGGGCTCTTTACCTGGCTTTTGGAATTTCTGCGGAAGGTCGGGCTGAAGATTGCTTATCTCGAAGCGCGAGAGGAAAAGCTACGGTCGCTGGATCGCACGATCTTGGACTTCTACCGCCACAAACGTCCGGCCTTTTATGCCTCCACCGGGCTCTTCTTGTTGGGCTGGCTGTCTGAGGCCTTGGAGGTGTACGTCATCATCTATTATCTCGGCGGTCCTGCCATGGCCCTCTCCGCTATCTCCATCGGCGCCCTCTCCGTCTTTATCAAAGGCGGTACCTTCTTCATTCCCGGCAGCCTTGGCGCCCAAGACGGAGGCAATTTGTTACTGCTCACAGCTTTCGGCTATAGCGAAGTCACCGGCATCACCTTCGCGCTGCTGCGGCGGTTCCGCGAACTGGTCTGGATTGGACTGGGGCTACTCTGTCTGACTTTTGTCGGCGGGCGATCGGTGGCTATTGAAGAGGACCTCACTCGCGACTCAAGAGACGATTCCTGA